A DNA window from Halomonas zincidurans B6 contains the following coding sequences:
- a CDS encoding ATP-binding protein yields MLLGVLGAQVTSYSLWSWQQDRERLAQLDSLSRNLAESLAATVRYFRSLPYEYRHIVLDQLRDMGGTRFFVSVNDHRIALEPTDGGRARELVAGNLREGLERKLGRRELYIGFSQPEDLKVFNNEVPLTELPAHWANHSLAMAPLSTPILVVQMPLEADSWLYVATTLPIAGLLDGPTWFSGDRLFVSLAVLLTVVGLALLGIRWLTRPLSVLARAARQLGDDLESPPLAERGPRELRDTAAAFNRMSERIRRQVDERERLFSAISHDLKTPITRLRLRAEMLADSRQREAFVRTLDELDQLVKGALASVKGLDLHERTEPVDLDALVAALVDELAIFGETIGVQGSAGMIEAKPLALKRCLGNLLENAVFYGERVEVSLDREAGMAQVTFSDDGPGIPVDQRERVFEPFVRLEPSRSRHTGGSGLGLSIARHIAHAHGGDIGLDQAPAGGLRVVLRLPC; encoded by the coding sequence ATGTTGCTCGGCGTGCTCGGCGCGCAGGTGACCAGTTACAGCCTGTGGAGCTGGCAACAGGACCGCGAGCGTCTGGCGCAACTGGACAGCCTGTCACGCAACCTGGCCGAGAGCCTGGCGGCGACGGTACGCTATTTCCGCTCGTTGCCCTACGAGTATCGACACATCGTTCTTGATCAACTGCGCGACATGGGCGGCACGCGCTTTTTCGTCAGCGTCAACGATCACCGCATCGCCCTGGAGCCAACCGATGGCGGCCGTGCCCGGGAGCTGGTCGCCGGCAATCTGCGCGAGGGGCTGGAGCGGAAACTGGGCCGTCGGGAACTGTATATCGGCTTTTCGCAACCTGAGGATCTCAAGGTCTTCAACAATGAAGTGCCGTTGACCGAATTGCCGGCCCACTGGGCGAATCACAGCCTGGCCATGGCGCCCTTGTCGACGCCGATTCTGGTGGTGCAGATGCCGCTCGAGGCCGATAGCTGGCTGTATGTAGCGACCACGCTGCCGATTGCCGGCTTGCTGGATGGGCCGACGTGGTTTTCGGGCGACCGGTTGTTCGTTTCCCTGGCGGTGCTGTTGACGGTGGTCGGCCTGGCGCTGCTGGGAATTCGCTGGCTGACCCGGCCTCTCTCGGTGCTGGCGCGCGCGGCCCGGCAGCTGGGCGATGATCTCGAGTCGCCGCCGCTGGCCGAGCGGGGTCCGCGGGAGTTGCGCGACACCGCCGCCGCGTTCAACCGCATGAGCGAGCGGATCCGCCGGCAGGTCGACGAGCGCGAGCGGCTGTTCTCGGCAATCTCGCATGACCTCAAGACGCCCATTACCCGGTTGCGCTTGCGTGCCGAGATGCTCGCCGACTCCCGTCAGCGCGAGGCCTTCGTGCGCACCCTCGACGAGCTGGACCAGCTGGTCAAGGGCGCACTGGCGTCGGTGAAAGGCCTCGATCTGCACGAGCGGACCGAGCCAGTCGACCTCGACGCGCTGGTCGCCGCCCTGGTGGATGAGCTGGCCATCTTCGGCGAGACGATCGGCGTGCAGGGCAGCGCGGGGATGATCGAGGCCAAGCCGCTGGCGCTCAAGCGCTGTCTGGGCAATCTGCTGGAGAACGCGGTTTTCTACGGCGAGCGCGTCGAGGTCTCGCTGGATCGTGAGGCGGGCATGGCGCAAGTCACGTTCAGCGACGATGGTCCGGGCATCCCCGTCGACCAGCGCGAACGCGTATTCGAGCCGTTCGTGCGCCTTGAGCCTTCGCGTAGCCGGCATACCGGCGGAAGCGGCCTGGGACTGTCGATCGCTCGCCACATTGCGCATGCGCATGGGGGGGATATTGGCCTCGATCAGGCGCCTGCCGGCGGTCTGCGGGTGGTGCTTCGCCTGCCCTGCTGA
- a CDS encoding response regulator: protein MTINVSTVVVVDDDREIRELLKDYLERHGYCALLAEDGDALYDLMRREKPDLLVMDIMMPGEDGLSLCRDLRRTSNVPIIMLTASADETDRILGLELGADDYLAKPFNPRELLARIKAVLRRVRVAPMESARLVRFGSWQLDRITRELIDHDGQRSALSGADYLLLRVFLDHPEQVLSRERLYDLSRGRRAPPLDRSIDVHICRLRQRLGEDAQHSQLIRTVRGAGYVLAAPVETLG, encoded by the coding sequence ATGACAATCAATGTTTCGACGGTAGTGGTGGTCGACGACGATCGCGAGATTCGCGAACTGCTCAAGGACTATCTCGAACGGCATGGCTATTGCGCGCTGCTCGCTGAAGATGGCGACGCGCTGTATGACTTGATGCGACGGGAAAAGCCCGATTTGCTGGTCATGGATATCATGATGCCCGGCGAGGACGGCTTGTCGTTGTGCCGGGATTTGCGTCGCACCAGCAATGTACCAATCATCATGCTGACCGCCAGCGCCGACGAGACCGACCGGATTCTCGGTCTGGAACTGGGCGCCGACGATTATCTGGCGAAGCCCTTCAACCCGCGCGAATTGCTGGCGCGCATCAAGGCCGTGCTGCGGCGTGTCCGCGTGGCGCCGATGGAATCGGCCCGGCTGGTGCGGTTCGGTAGTTGGCAACTCGATCGCATCACCCGCGAACTGATCGACCATGACGGCCAGCGCAGTGCGCTGTCGGGGGCCGACTATCTGCTCTTGAGGGTCTTTCTCGATCATCCCGAGCAGGTACTGTCCCGCGAGCGGCTCTACGACCTGAGCCGGGGAAGGCGGGCGCCGCCGCTGGATCGTTCGATCGACGTGCACATTTGCCGGCTACGCCAGCGCCTCGGCGAGGACGCCCAGCACTCGCAACTGATCCGCACCGTGCGAGGGGCAGGCTACGTGCTCGCCGCGCCGGTGGAAACGCTGGGGTGA